Proteins encoded in a region of the Terriglobales bacterium genome:
- a CDS encoding nitronate monooxygenase has protein sequence GLSGPAIKPIALRMVYEAAHAVDIPVIGMGGISTAEDVIEFMLAGAAAVQIGTASYWDPCATEKIVDALHRWCVEHQVERITDLIGGLQTGPPG, from the coding sequence GGGCTCTCCGGGCCGGCCATCAAGCCCATCGCCCTGCGCATGGTGTACGAGGCGGCGCACGCCGTGGACATCCCGGTGATCGGCATGGGCGGCATCTCGACCGCGGAGGACGTGATCGAGTTCATGCTGGCGGGCGCGGCCGCGGTCCAGATCGGCACCGCCAGCTACTGGGACCCCTGCGCCACCGAGAAGATCGTGGACGCGCTCCACCGCTGGTGCGTGGAGCACCAGGTGGAGCGCATCACCGACCTGATCGGGGGGCTGCAGACGGGGCCGCCGGGATGA